Proteins from a single region of Macaca fascicularis isolate 582-1 chromosome 17, T2T-MFA8v1.1:
- the EBPL gene encoding emopamil-binding protein-like isoform X2, with protein MGAEWELGAEAGGSLLLCAALLAAGCALGLRLGRGRGAADRGALIWLCYDALVHFALERVGKTTNQEGAGVLGSTEWNFKNTDKLL; from the exons ATGGGCGCTGAGTGGGAGCTGGGGGCCGAGGCTGGCGGGTCGCTGCTGCTGTGCGCCGCGCTGCTGGCGGCGGGCTGCGCTCTGGGCCTGCGCCTGGGCCGCGGGCGGGGGGCGGCCGACCGCGGGGCGCTCATCTGGCTCTGCTACGACGCGCTGGTGCACTTCGCGCTG GAGAGAGTGGGCAAGACCACGAACCAGGAGGGCGCTGGGGTCCTGGGATCCACGGAATGGAATTTCAAGAACACTGATAAATTGCTGTAG